Proteins from a single region of Haloterrigena alkaliphila:
- a CDS encoding DUF7576 family protein, with product MADDGENFWTYCAHCGTQLGIDDWPPIVEMATDGGETDLHSFCDEECRSGWTDTE from the coding sequence ATGGCTGACGACGGGGAGAACTTCTGGACGTACTGTGCCCATTGTGGAACGCAACTCGGCATCGACGATTGGCCACCCATCGTCGAAATGGCCACTGATGGTGGCGAGACCGATCTCCACTCGTTCTGTGACGAGGAGTGTCGATCCGGATGGACCGACACCGAGTAA
- a CDS encoding aldo/keto reductase, whose protein sequence is MTTDLATATVNAGGAAIPALGFGTATMTGDDCRRAVETALEVGYRHVDTAQMYDNERAVGEALGGSDVDREEVFVVTKVHPDNAAHEDALASTRESLERLGLSAVDLLLLHAPSDQAPLEETLAAMNELRETGRVEHLGVSNFGIDQLESARELSDAPIVANQVKYHPYHHQDGLLEYCVERDVCLTAYSPLADGAVVGDGRLDEIGEPYDASAAQVALRWLVQQPNVAAIPKASSRGHIEANAAIFDFELTDDEMAAVADVGDGLWDQLAVTLGLR, encoded by the coding sequence ATGACCACGGACCTCGCGACAGCGACCGTCAATGCGGGCGGCGCCGCGATTCCGGCGCTCGGATTCGGCACCGCGACGATGACCGGCGACGACTGCCGGCGGGCCGTCGAGACCGCCCTCGAGGTCGGCTATCGACACGTCGACACCGCCCAGATGTACGACAACGAGCGCGCCGTCGGCGAGGCCCTCGGCGGCAGCGACGTCGACCGCGAGGAGGTCTTCGTCGTCACCAAGGTCCACCCCGACAACGCCGCGCACGAGGACGCGCTCGCGTCGACCCGCGAGAGCCTCGAGCGCCTCGGGCTCTCGGCGGTCGACCTCCTCCTGTTGCACGCGCCGAGCGATCAGGCGCCGCTCGAGGAGACGCTGGCGGCCATGAACGAGTTGCGCGAGACGGGGCGGGTCGAGCACCTCGGCGTCAGCAACTTCGGAATCGACCAACTCGAGTCCGCACGCGAGCTGTCCGACGCGCCGATCGTCGCGAATCAGGTGAAGTACCACCCCTACCACCACCAGGACGGCCTGCTCGAGTACTGCGTCGAGCGCGACGTCTGCCTGACGGCGTACAGCCCGCTCGCCGACGGCGCCGTCGTCGGCGACGGTCGTCTTGACGAGATCGGCGAACCCTACGACGCGTCGGCGGCGCAGGTCGCGCTCCGGTGGCTGGTCCAGCAACCGAACGTCGCGGCGATTCCGAAGGCCTCGAGTCGCGGACACATCGAGGCGAACGCGGCGATTTTCGATTTCGAACTCACCGACGACGAGATGGCCGCCGTCGCCGACGTCGGCGACGGTCTCTGGGACCAACTGGCCGTCACGCTCGGGCTGCGCTGA
- the mce gene encoding methylmalonyl-CoA epimerase, producing MHFDHAGIATEDAQELAALYGDLFGLEVAHEEEFDGMRVVFLEVDGGYFELLEPLEEGTISRYLEENGNGIHHLALATDDIDAALETVRDHGVALIDEEPRPGAWGHSVAFLHPKDTGGILIELVEH from the coding sequence ATGCACTTCGATCACGCAGGGATCGCGACCGAGGACGCACAGGAACTCGCGGCGCTATACGGTGATCTTTTCGGCCTCGAGGTCGCCCACGAGGAGGAGTTCGACGGCATGCGCGTCGTCTTTCTCGAGGTGGACGGCGGTTATTTCGAACTGCTCGAACCCCTCGAGGAGGGAACGATTTCGCGGTATCTGGAGGAGAACGGGAACGGCATCCACCACCTCGCGCTCGCGACCGACGATATCGATGCCGCGCTCGAGACGGTCCGCGATCACGGCGTCGCGTTGATCGACGAGGAACCCCGCCCCGGTGCGTGGGGGCACTCGGTGGCCTTCCTCCACCCCAAGGACACCGGCGGGATTCTGATCGAACTCGTCGAACACTGA
- a CDS encoding ferredoxin--NADP reductase — MTIEGTPVTVESIREVGPDTVALELETPEGFDAVPGQFVLVRAVPRDVDDGAEVDDDEVVMRHYTLSSPSVGDTFEITVGIDPDGDLSPWLAGLEGGETVHVEGPFGTITYERDADVVAVAGGPGVGPAVAIAEAAREEGYDATVIYQDDAPAHADRLEALEEEGAAVTILEADDEEGLAAAIETHHEDGEIYAFGFEDFVTFVADAIESAGGDPDDAKIENFG, encoded by the coding sequence ATGACAATCGAGGGGACGCCAGTCACCGTCGAATCGATCCGCGAAGTAGGTCCCGACACCGTCGCGCTCGAACTCGAGACGCCCGAGGGGTTCGACGCCGTCCCGGGCCAGTTCGTGCTGGTCCGGGCCGTCCCCCGGGACGTTGACGACGGCGCGGAGGTCGACGATGACGAGGTCGTCATGCGCCACTACACGCTCTCGTCGCCGTCGGTCGGCGACACGTTCGAGATCACGGTCGGGATCGATCCCGACGGTGACCTCTCCCCGTGGCTGGCCGGCCTCGAGGGTGGCGAGACCGTCCACGTCGAGGGCCCCTTCGGGACGATCACGTACGAGCGCGACGCGGACGTCGTCGCCGTCGCGGGCGGTCCGGGCGTCGGCCCCGCGGTCGCCATCGCCGAGGCGGCCCGCGAGGAGGGCTACGACGCGACCGTCATCTATCAGGACGACGCGCCCGCCCACGCGGACCGCCTCGAGGCACTCGAGGAGGAGGGCGCGGCCGTCACTATCCTCGAGGCTGACGACGAGGAGGGGCTGGCCGCCGCGATCGAGACCCACCACGAGGACGGCGAAATCTACGCGTTCGGATTCGAGGACTTCGTGACGTTCGTCGCTGACGCGATCGAGTCGGCCGGCGGGGACCCCGACGACGCCAAGATCGAGAACTTCGGCTGA
- a CDS encoding Lrp/AsnC family transcriptional regulator, which produces MTAYELDDVDRRLLDLLQEDARYKAIELAEEIGVSDNTIHNRMDRLEEAGIITGYTATVDHDLMGLRLYFHFTCTARISARADVAEKAMAMPQILEVVELMTGHENLHIKAVGAEDEDITAIAERLDGLDLEINDENLIRTEHTKPLNHVEVLKLVDEAE; this is translated from the coding sequence ATGACGGCGTACGAACTCGACGACGTAGACAGACGACTGCTCGATCTGCTGCAGGAGGATGCCCGGTACAAAGCGATCGAACTGGCCGAGGAGATCGGCGTCTCCGACAACACGATTCACAATCGGATGGACCGCCTCGAGGAGGCCGGTATCATCACCGGATACACGGCGACCGTCGATCACGACCTGATGGGCCTCCGGCTCTACTTTCATTTCACCTGCACGGCTCGCATCAGCGCCCGCGCCGACGTGGCCGAGAAAGCGATGGCGATGCCCCAGATCCTCGAGGTGGTCGAACTGATGACGGGGCACGAGAACCTCCACATCAAGGCGGTCGGCGCCGAGGACGAGGACATCACGGCCATCGCCGAACGGCTCGACGGGCTCGACCTCGAGATCAACGACGAGAACCTCATCCGGACCGAACACACGAAACCCCTCAACCACGTGGAGGTCCTGAAGCTGGTCGACGAAGCGGAGTGA
- a CDS encoding ubiquitin-like small modifier protein 1 yields MKRGGFASKWRHRRAASAEPIASGGSTIGYKTDHVEVGVVQLECVFFGPFRDAVGRKTVHPETDAETVGDLLRELESSYPALEGELLADDGDGLAGDTVVTKNKRNVTHVDGLETTLEDGDVIRLVPSVYGG; encoded by the coding sequence GTGAAGCGGGGCGGCTTCGCCTCGAAATGGCGCCATCGTCGGGCCGCTTCGGCCGAACCGATCGCGTCTGGCGGCTCGACCATCGGCTACAAGACCGATCACGTCGAAGTCGGGGTCGTGCAACTCGAGTGCGTCTTCTTCGGCCCGTTTCGGGACGCCGTCGGTCGGAAGACCGTCCACCCCGAGACGGACGCCGAGACGGTCGGCGACTTGCTCCGCGAACTCGAATCGAGCTATCCGGCACTCGAGGGTGAACTCCTCGCCGACGACGGCGACGGACTCGCGGGGGATACCGTCGTCACGAAGAACAAGCGAAACGTCACGCACGTGGACGGGCTCGAGACGACGCTCGAGGACGGCGACGTGATTCGACTGGTGCCGTCCGTGTACGGGGGGTGA
- a CDS encoding HAD family hydrolase produces the protein MQYDAVLFDFDGVVVENPSPRRLYDALARAYENLGRSDPTPETLQALLRGDFEAIADRCRRLEVDTDTFCTQAGRELVRTQLADVERGLRSIYDDVSVVRSIDLPLGIVSDNHPTVVSRLLDRFGLRSRFETVYGCPLTPDGLDRRKPDPSNIERAMDSLEAESALYVGDRAVDVEAAHNAGIDAALLSRSAADSETDALEAAPTHHLSSLAGLPAVLE, from the coding sequence ATGCAGTACGACGCGGTTCTGTTCGACTTCGACGGCGTGGTGGTCGAGAACCCCTCGCCGCGGCGACTGTACGACGCACTCGCCAGGGCGTACGAGAACCTCGGTCGATCCGATCCGACGCCGGAGACGCTCCAGGCACTGCTCCGCGGCGACTTCGAGGCGATCGCCGACCGCTGTCGACGACTCGAGGTCGACACCGACACCTTCTGTACCCAGGCCGGACGCGAACTCGTCCGAACCCAGCTCGCGGACGTCGAGCGCGGCCTGCGCTCGATCTACGACGACGTGAGCGTCGTCCGATCGATCGATCTCCCGCTCGGCATCGTCAGCGACAACCACCCGACCGTCGTCTCGCGGCTGCTCGATCGCTTCGGCCTGCGATCGCGCTTCGAGACCGTCTACGGCTGTCCCCTGACGCCGGACGGCCTCGATCGACGCAAGCCCGATCCGTCGAACATCGAACGCGCGATGGACTCCCTCGAAGCCGAGTCGGCGCTGTACGTCGGCGACCGCGCCGTCGACGTCGAAGCGGCGCACAACGCGGGCATCGACGCCGCGTTGCTCTCGCGGTCGGCGGCCGACTCCGAGACCGACGCGCTCGAGGCGGCGCCGACGCACCACCTCTCCTCGCTCGCGGGGTTGCCGGCGGTTCTCGAGTAA
- a CDS encoding acyl-CoA mutase large subunit family protein: MFDQDDLEEIRASTEEWHEAEVEPVLERFGERKETFTTDTGGQEVDRLYTPNDIADIDYEEDLGNPGEPPYTRGVYSTGHRGRLWTMRQYAGFSTPEDTNERYHYLLDEGQTGLSMAFDLPTQMGYDSDDPMAAGEIGKAGVAIDSLDDMETVFDGIPLDEVSTSMTINAPASVLLAMYIAVGDQQGVDREELRGTIQNDLLKEYIARNTYIYPPEPSMRIITDIFEFCAEETPKFNTISISGYHIREAGSTAAQELAFTLGNGIEYVETAIEAGLDVDEFAPQLSFFFNGHNNIFEEVAKFRAARRMWHDIVEERFDPDDPKSKQLKFHTQTAGSMLTAQQIENNVVRVAYQALAAVLGGTQSLHTNGKDEALALPTEESVRTALRTQQILAHESGAADTIDPLAGSYYVESLTDDVEEEAYEILEEVEDRGGMLEAVEQQWVQRQIQDTAFDRQKEIDEKERIIVGVNEFEVEEEEPEIDVQEVTAEDQQRQMDSLESVREERDDEAVDAKLEALREAARGDENLLPYIIEAVKVYATVGEICNVMRDEFGEYQPGGAV; the protein is encoded by the coding sequence ATGTTCGATCAAGATGATCTCGAGGAGATCCGTGCCAGCACGGAGGAGTGGCACGAAGCGGAAGTCGAACCGGTCCTCGAGCGGTTCGGCGAGCGCAAGGAGACGTTCACCACGGATACGGGGGGACAGGAGGTCGATCGGCTCTACACGCCGAACGACATCGCTGACATCGACTACGAGGAAGATCTGGGGAACCCGGGCGAGCCGCCGTACACCCGCGGCGTCTACTCGACGGGGCACCGCGGGCGGCTCTGGACGATGCGCCAGTACGCCGGCTTCTCGACGCCCGAGGACACCAACGAACGCTACCACTACCTGCTCGACGAGGGCCAGACGGGGCTCTCGATGGCCTTCGACCTGCCGACCCAGATGGGGTACGACTCCGACGACCCCATGGCGGCCGGCGAGATCGGCAAGGCCGGGGTCGCGATCGACTCGCTGGACGACATGGAGACCGTCTTCGACGGCATCCCGCTCGACGAGGTCTCGACGTCGATGACGATCAACGCTCCCGCGTCGGTGCTGCTGGCGATGTACATCGCTGTGGGCGACCAGCAGGGGGTCGACCGCGAGGAACTCAGGGGAACGATCCAGAACGACCTCCTGAAGGAGTACATCGCGCGCAACACCTACATCTACCCGCCCGAGCCGTCGATGCGGATCATCACGGACATCTTCGAGTTCTGTGCCGAGGAGACGCCGAAGTTCAACACCATCTCCATCTCGGGGTATCACATCCGCGAGGCCGGGTCGACGGCCGCTCAGGAACTGGCCTTTACGCTCGGTAACGGCATCGAGTACGTCGAGACGGCGATCGAGGCCGGCCTCGACGTCGACGAGTTCGCGCCGCAGCTTTCCTTCTTCTTCAACGGCCACAACAACATCTTCGAGGAGGTCGCGAAGTTCCGCGCGGCCCGCCGGATGTGGCACGACATCGTCGAAGAGCGGTTCGACCCCGACGATCCGAAGTCCAAACAGCTCAAGTTCCACACGCAGACCGCGGGCTCGATGCTGACCGCCCAGCAGATCGAGAACAACGTCGTCCGCGTCGCCTACCAGGCGCTCGCAGCGGTGCTCGGCGGCACGCAGAGCCTCCACACGAACGGCAAGGACGAGGCGCTCGCGCTCCCCACCGAGGAGTCCGTCCGGACCGCCCTGCGGACCCAGCAGATTTTGGCTCACGAATCGGGAGCTGCCGACACCATCGACCCCCTCGCGGGCAGCTACTACGTCGAATCGCTGACCGACGACGTCGAGGAGGAAGCCTACGAGATCCTCGAGGAGGTCGAGGACCGCGGCGGCATGCTCGAGGCCGTCGAGCAACAGTGGGTCCAGCGCCAGATCCAGGACACCGCCTTCGACCGCCAGAAGGAGATCGACGAGAAAGAGCGCATCATCGTCGGCGTCAACGAGTTCGAGGTCGAGGAGGAAGAGCCGGAGATCGACGTCCAGGAGGTCACCGCGGAAGACCAGCAGCGCCAGATGGACAGCCTCGAGTCGGTCCGCGAGGAGCGCGACGACGAGGCCGTCGACGCGAAACTCGAGGCGCTGCGCGAGGCCGCGCGGGGCGACGAGAACCTGCTGCCGTACATCATCGAGGCCGTGAAGGTGTACGCGACGGTCGGCGAGATTTGTAACGTCATGCGCGACGAGTTCGGCGAGTACCAGCCCGGCGGCGCGGTCTAA
- a CDS encoding HalOD1 output domain-containing protein: MNNAPVATIQSESLHEPDELLEAVVNTVADAEGVSPLELQPLASVIDPDTFDTLFPSETGDVTLEFEYQGYRVRISGDTRVTVEVSHG, from the coding sequence GTGAACAACGCACCGGTCGCTACGATCCAGTCGGAGTCCCTCCACGAACCAGACGAACTCCTCGAGGCCGTCGTCAACACCGTTGCCGACGCGGAGGGAGTATCACCGCTGGAGCTGCAGCCGCTGGCCTCGGTCATCGATCCGGACACCTTCGATACGCTCTTTCCGTCCGAGACCGGCGACGTGACCCTCGAGTTCGAGTATCAGGGCTACCGTGTGCGTATTTCCGGAGACACTCGCGTTACCGTCGAGGTTTCCCATGGCTGA
- a CDS encoding PQQ-dependent sugar dehydrogenase, translating to MSEKHGEEQPDEQSIPVPESADSYPSTSRRRVLQAAVAAGGVAGLGGVALAQETETIELGGQTSGWEGVAPDDIAGETNPTLELESGTTYELTWENLDGQPHNFVIESGEGEELERTELLTGQGETQTLEFEATSEMAEYYCEPHSATMRGEIAVGGGQEAPAESEETDEGPEPFFEPGAEIGVQTLASGMTAPTDMAVADEEEERYFVADQTGEMWVVTSDGLQDEPFLDVSDRLVELGTFEGDYADPDQDYDERGLLGIEFHPEFAENGRFFVHYSAPPNDETPDGWSHVEVVSEFQATDDLSAGDPDSERVLLEFQKPQYNHDAGPMAFGPDGYLYVPMGDGGGANDDMEGHVEDWYDDNDGGNGQNVTDTLLGGVHRIDVDTEGEDRPYGIPEDNPLVDVDEGLDEYYAWGMRNPFGISFDSDGRLFVSDAGQDLFEEANLVEAGGNYGWNVKEGTHCFSTETPSQPPEDCPDSAPDEPPYDGQELQDPIVEYPHVYQEQVVGITIIGGHVYEAGDVADLDGKYVFGDWTADPARQSPQGRILAASEPDDGAEGMAGGGNQTEGSENVTPGEGGIEAGGFENETNATDETADDGAADLGGGDGEQVVPRDELWTMEELQIAGSEDGTFPYFVRQFGQDLDGNVYVLANQIGVPEGDTGTVFEIVPPGEGESLEPPEEDEAVDSEEQEADENATEDTQDEPIDEEGNATDGENATDGNATDNETVMDGNVTENATGTDNETSGVNVTVTENGTADGA from the coding sequence ATGAGCGAAAAACACGGCGAGGAGCAACCCGACGAGCAATCGATCCCGGTACCGGAGTCAGCCGACAGCTATCCATCGACGTCGCGCCGACGCGTGCTACAGGCCGCTGTAGCCGCCGGCGGCGTCGCCGGACTGGGCGGCGTCGCACTCGCCCAGGAAACCGAAACGATCGAACTGGGCGGCCAGACCAGCGGCTGGGAGGGCGTCGCGCCCGACGATATCGCAGGCGAGACGAATCCGACGCTGGAACTCGAGTCGGGAACCACCTACGAACTCACGTGGGAGAACCTCGACGGACAGCCCCACAATTTCGTCATCGAGAGCGGCGAGGGCGAGGAACTCGAGCGAACCGAGCTTCTGACCGGTCAGGGCGAGACACAGACGCTCGAGTTCGAGGCGACGAGCGAGATGGCGGAGTACTACTGCGAACCGCACTCGGCGACGATGCGCGGGGAGATCGCCGTCGGCGGCGGTCAAGAAGCACCGGCCGAGAGCGAGGAGACGGACGAGGGGCCCGAGCCCTTCTTCGAACCCGGGGCTGAGATCGGCGTGCAGACGCTCGCGTCGGGGATGACGGCGCCGACGGATATGGCGGTCGCCGACGAGGAGGAGGAACGGTACTTCGTCGCGGATCAGACCGGCGAGATGTGGGTCGTCACGAGCGACGGGTTGCAGGACGAGCCGTTCCTCGACGTCAGCGATCGACTGGTCGAACTCGGGACGTTCGAGGGCGACTACGCCGATCCGGACCAGGACTACGACGAGCGTGGACTCCTGGGGATCGAATTCCACCCCGAGTTCGCCGAGAACGGTCGCTTCTTCGTCCACTACAGCGCGCCGCCGAACGACGAGACGCCCGACGGCTGGAGCCACGTGGAGGTCGTCTCCGAGTTCCAGGCGACCGACGACCTGAGCGCGGGCGACCCCGACTCCGAGCGCGTCCTGCTGGAGTTCCAGAAGCCCCAGTACAACCACGACGCCGGCCCGATGGCGTTCGGCCCCGACGGCTACCTCTACGTCCCGATGGGCGACGGCGGCGGCGCGAACGACGACATGGAGGGCCACGTCGAGGACTGGTACGACGACAACGACGGCGGCAACGGGCAGAACGTCACCGATACCTTGCTCGGTGGTGTCCACCGGATCGACGTGGATACGGAGGGTGAAGACCGCCCGTACGGCATTCCGGAGGACAACCCGCTGGTCGACGTCGACGAGGGGCTCGACGAGTACTACGCGTGGGGAATGCGCAATCCCTTCGGCATCTCGTTCGACAGCGACGGGCGGCTGTTCGTCTCCGACGCCGGACAGGACCTCTTCGAGGAGGCCAACCTCGTCGAGGCGGGCGGCAACTACGGCTGGAACGTCAAGGAGGGAACCCACTGCTTCAGCACGGAAACCCCCAGCCAGCCCCCGGAGGACTGTCCCGACTCGGCGCCCGACGAACCGCCGTACGACGGGCAGGAACTGCAGGACCCGATCGTCGAGTATCCCCACGTCTATCAGGAGCAAGTAGTCGGCATCACGATCATCGGCGGCCACGTCTACGAGGCCGGCGACGTCGCCGACCTCGACGGGAAGTACGTCTTCGGCGACTGGACGGCCGACCCGGCGCGCCAGTCTCCACAGGGGCGGATCCTTGCCGCCTCGGAGCCGGACGACGGCGCCGAAGGGATGGCCGGCGGCGGCAACCAGACCGAAGGTTCGGAGAACGTGACGCCAGGCGAGGGCGGTATCGAAGCGGGAGGCTTCGAGAACGAGACGAACGCGACCGACGAGACGGCCGACGACGGCGCGGCAGACCTCGGCGGTGGCGACGGAGAGCAGGTCGTCCCGCGGGACGAACTCTGGACCATGGAGGAACTCCAGATCGCTGGCTCCGAGGACGGGACGTTCCCGTACTTCGTCCGCCAGTTCGGCCAGGACCTCGACGGGAACGTGTACGTGCTCGCGAACCAGATCGGCGTCCCCGAGGGTGACACGGGCACGGTCTTCGAGATCGTTCCGCCTGGCGAAGGCGAATCGCTGGAACCGCCCGAGGAGGACGAAGCGGTCGACTCCGAGGAGCAGGAGGCCGACGAGAACGCGACCGAAGACACGCAGGACGAACCGATCGACGAGGAAGGGAACGCCACGGACGGCGAGAATGCCACGGACGGGAACGCCACGGACAACGAGACCGTGATGGACGGAAACGTCACCGAGAACGCGACGGGGACCGACAACGAGACGTCGGGCGTGAACGTGACGGTCACCGAAAACGGCACCGCCGACGGCGCCTAA
- a CDS encoding aldehyde ferredoxin oxidoreductase family protein, whose amino-acid sequence MLHATGPLLTVDVGERTATETEIDEVLEATVGGRATATTLAHERIPFDADPFGPENRIYLSLGPLQQSQMSFTGRLNLTGLSPLTDGLVSSNAGGYLSRNVVETGYSVLELAGESDELLAVHVSDSGVEFEAVPDLEGATVPETSEYMADRHDRGPEHCLAIGPAGENRVRFASVMTFDSRAFGRGGLGAVLGAKNVKCVTFDGSVEAPLEIPNPPERDVHREAATSDDRMRSQGTTGGTEFINDNFALPTRYFREYEFEGAADIGGNAVEAKKYKKGACSACAYACKLPTRDEERGVETEGPEFETVYSFGSLQGVDDIVDVMQANELCDSLGMDTISAGVTVAAYLDSEEAFGDAELARDLTEKIAYREDIGDTLAEGVARCHDDLGVEDYTVKGLEFAAHDGRVLHGQGLSYALANRGADHLYASMLALEYSGELDPQGTLGKAETLVDRENHKAFLDTGIVCVFGRDYVSEERLEALFDADYDELMAVGARTVALERHFNNQRGFDRSDDTLPYEIPDLEDAIDEYYDARGWTDDGTVPESALESITPAAD is encoded by the coding sequence ATGCTACACGCGACAGGCCCCCTGCTCACGGTCGACGTCGGCGAGCGGACGGCCACCGAGACCGAAATCGACGAGGTGCTCGAGGCGACGGTCGGCGGACGGGCGACGGCGACGACGCTCGCCCACGAACGGATTCCCTTCGACGCGGACCCGTTCGGTCCCGAAAACCGGATCTACCTCTCGCTGGGACCGCTCCAGCAGTCTCAGATGTCCTTCACCGGTCGGCTGAACTTGACCGGGCTCTCGCCGTTGACCGACGGGCTGGTCTCGAGCAACGCCGGCGGCTACCTCTCGCGGAACGTCGTCGAGACGGGGTACAGCGTCCTCGAGCTGGCGGGCGAGAGCGACGAACTCCTCGCCGTCCACGTCTCCGATTCGGGCGTCGAGTTCGAAGCGGTGCCCGACCTCGAGGGAGCGACGGTGCCGGAGACCTCCGAGTACATGGCCGATCGGCACGACCGCGGCCCGGAACACTGTCTCGCGATCGGTCCCGCCGGCGAGAACCGCGTTCGATTCGCGTCGGTGATGACCTTCGACTCGCGGGCCTTCGGCCGCGGCGGACTGGGTGCCGTGCTGGGCGCCAAGAACGTCAAGTGCGTCACCTTCGACGGCTCGGTCGAGGCGCCCCTCGAGATCCCGAACCCGCCCGAGAGGGACGTCCACCGGGAGGCGGCCACCTCGGACGACCGAATGCGCAGCCAGGGAACGACGGGCGGCACGGAGTTCATCAACGACAACTTCGCGCTGCCGACCCGGTACTTCCGGGAGTACGAGTTCGAGGGCGCAGCAGACATCGGCGGCAACGCGGTCGAAGCGAAGAAGTACAAGAAGGGGGCGTGCTCAGCCTGCGCCTACGCCTGCAAACTCCCGACGCGGGACGAGGAGCGCGGCGTCGAAACCGAAGGCCCGGAGTTCGAGACGGTCTACTCGTTCGGCTCACTGCAAGGGGTCGACGACATCGTGGACGTGATGCAGGCGAACGAACTGTGCGACTCGCTGGGGATGGACACCATCTCGGCGGGCGTCACCGTCGCCGCCTATCTGGACAGCGAGGAGGCGTTCGGCGACGCGGAACTCGCGCGCGATCTCACCGAGAAGATCGCCTATCGGGAGGACATCGGCGACACGCTCGCGGAGGGCGTCGCCCGCTGTCACGACGACCTCGGGGTCGAGGACTACACGGTCAAGGGGCTGGAGTTCGCCGCCCACGACGGGCGAGTCCTCCACGGGCAGGGCCTCTCCTACGCGCTCGCCAACCGCGGTGCGGACCACCTCTACGCGAGCATGTTGGCCCTCGAGTACAGCGGCGAACTCGATCCGCAGGGGACGCTCGGCAAGGCAGAGACGCTCGTCGACCGGGAGAATCACAAGGCGTTCCTCGATACGGGAATCGTCTGCGTCTTCGGTCGCGACTACGTCAGCGAGGAGCGACTCGAGGCGCTGTTCGACGCCGACTACGACGAGCTGATGGCCGTCGGCGCGCGAACCGTCGCCCTCGAGCGCCACTTCAACAATCAACGCGGCTTCGACCGCTCGGACGACACTTTGCCGTACGAGATTCCGGACCTCGAGGACGCGATCGACGAGTACTACGACGCGCGCGGCTGGACCGACGACGGGACCGTTCCGGAGAGCGCCCTCGAGTCGATCACGCCGGCGGCCGACTGA
- a CDS encoding GNAT family N-acetyltransferase, which translates to MYVRDAKNREEVWLLDHIEAMGLDETAFRSRDYVVAVDEASGEKAGFGRIRIHKPDDGDPVCELTSIGVLEGWREQGVGAHVVERLVEYAGDEGFDTVYTLTGEGSYLAQFGFRRIESSELPAPLRDRLADKREGVDPDAVPLALEVERFRMPDPLREAFKRAPEARDEVSTDESAEDFGIDSESATYKYDTGR; encoded by the coding sequence ATGTACGTGCGGGACGCGAAAAACCGGGAAGAGGTCTGGCTGCTCGATCACATCGAGGCGATGGGGCTCGACGAGACGGCGTTCCGCTCGCGGGATTACGTGGTCGCGGTGGACGAAGCCTCCGGCGAGAAGGCGGGGTTCGGCCGGATTCGCATCCACAAGCCCGACGACGGCGACCCCGTCTGCGAGTTGACCAGCATCGGCGTCCTCGAGGGCTGGCGCGAGCAGGGCGTCGGCGCCCACGTCGTCGAACGCCTCGTCGAGTACGCCGGCGACGAGGGGTTCGACACCGTCTACACCCTGACCGGCGAGGGGAGTTACCTCGCGCAGTTCGGCTTTCGACGCATCGAGAGCTCGGAGCTTCCGGCTCCGCTTCGGGACCGTCTCGCCGACAAGCGCGAGGGCGTCGATCCGGACGCCGTTCCCCTCGCGCTCGAGGTCGAGCGGTTCCGGATGCCCGACCCGCTCCGCGAGGCGTTCAAGCGGGCGCCGGAGGCGCGCGACGAGGTGTCGACGGACGAATCCGCCGAGGACTTCGGGATCGATTCCGAGTCGGCGACCTACAAGTACGATACGGGACGATAG
- a CDS encoding UPF0175 family protein, producing MASSTSHEPSDELVTAVGQYVLGEISLGKAAERAGMSRWEFEEVLEEAGFTGFYGPRTDDELQEELDTARRLDDR from the coding sequence ATGGCGTCGTCCACCAGCCACGAACCGAGTGACGAACTGGTGACTGCCGTCGGACAGTACGTTCTCGGTGAAATCTCGCTCGGCAAAGCTGCCGAGCGAGCGGGGATGTCCAGATGGGAATTCGAGGAGGTGCTCGAAGAAGCCGGATTCACCGGATTCTACGGCCCACGGACGGATGACGAGCTGCAGGAGGAACTCGATACGGCACGGCGACTGGACGATCGATAG